A genomic segment from Torulaspora delbrueckii CBS 1146 chromosome 3, complete genome encodes:
- the SUS1 gene encoding Sus1p (similar to Saccharomyces cerevisiae SUS1 (YBR111W-A); ancestral locus Anc_3.366), translating into MSNDSSQLKAEIQRYLVETGNYEIISNKLNQVLLQDGWIDQVREMISSEIRSSNSTNFTRILSKVEPKALSMVSEPAKDEVLTQIVAFLDEIVEKE; encoded by the exons ATGTCAAATGACTCTTCTCAGCTCAAGGCTGAGATACAACGATACCTGGTAGAAACGGGCAACTACGAAAT CATTTCCAATAAATTGAATCAAGTGTTACTGCAAGATGGCTGGATTGATCAGGTTAGAGAAATGATTTCTTCGGAGATACGATCGTCCAATTCTACGAACTTCACCAGAATTCTCTCCAAAGTTGAGCCCAAGGCACTAA GTATGGTTTCTGAGCCGGCTAAAGATGAAGTGCTCACGCAGATAGTGgcatttcttgatgagATTGTGGAGAAGGAATGA
- the CYC8 gene encoding transcription regulator CYC8 (similar to Saccharomyces cerevisiae CYC8 (YBR112C); ancestral locus Anc_3.367), which produces METMLAAPAAPPEQDFQLDPLTQSTAETWLSIASLAETLGDADRAAMAYDATLQYNQASTKALTSLAHLYRSRDMFQKAAELYEKALAVNPELSDVWATLGHCYLMLDDLQKAYNAYQQALYHLSNPNVPKLWHGIGILYDRYGSLDYAEEAFAKVLELDPHFEKANEIYFRLGIIYKHQGKWNQALECFRYILPQPPAPLQEWDIWFQLGSVLENMGEWHGAREAYEHVLLQNEHHAKVLQQLGCLYGMNTVQFYDPQKALNFLLKSLEVNPSDATTWYHLGRVHMIRSDYTAAYDAFQQAVNRDSRNPIFWCSIGVLYYQISQYRDALDAYTRAIRLNPYISEVWYDLGTLYETCNNQLTDALDAYKQAARLDPENVHIRERLEALMQQLADNGAQTAVQSADGSQQPQIGAPPPIMLQPTLQSTDQSNPLNVRPPATTLYANGPLPQYAVAVPQQSAPTMLPPPPQHQAQPMYHQPMIHPSQPSMITNVKSVNAMGPMIPQKRPMDGSIHTLVNAAVSTVANEPSTQVPTLPTSQKTSTEPQQKRLKTKKSPKAAVANLKIRSTTVKDKEQEREKAAKQKATSTADSAATITAPGSAAPEVPTTNQVPTPDEVKAAAVEAAVEAKDKEAVAQIAAPDAAAPEATAPEVTAQETTAQETTAQEATAPEVAAPEAVVPPMEPVEKEIEMEKQEEEQKPVESETVIKPSAEAIEKLQEEAKLREEEERERLEVQSQPENSNVARENVVRQIEEDENYDD; this is translated from the coding sequence ATGGAAACAATGTTGGCAGCGCCAGCTGCTCCTCCTGAGCAGGATTTTCAATTGGACCCTTTAACTCAGTCGACTGCTGAAACCTGGTTATCGATAGCTTCTTTGGCCGAAACGCTCGGCGATGCCGACCGTGCGGCCATGGCCTACGATGCTACTTTACAATACAATCAAGCCTCTACCAAGGCGCTGACTTCGCTAGCGCATCTCTATCGCTCGCGCGATATGTTCCAAAAGGCAGCAGAACTTTACGAAAAAGCACTTGCTGTTAATCCTGAATTATCCGATGTTTGGGCTACTTTGGGTCATTGCTATTTGATGCTTGACGACTTGCAGAAGGCCTATAATGCTTATCAGCAGGCCTTATACCATTTGAGTAACCCGAATGTTCCTAAACTATGGCATGGGATTGGTATTTTGTATGATCGCTATGGTTCTTTGGACTATGCGGAGGAAGCGTTTGCCAAGGTACTTGAATTGGACCCGCATTTTGAAAAAGCTAATGAAATTTATTTTAGACTTGGAATCATCTATAAGCACCAAGGGAAATGGAACCAGGCATTGGAATGTTTTCGTTATATTTTGCCCCAGCCTCCTGCACCTTTACAGGAATGGGATATTTGGTTTCAATTGGGGAGTGTACTTGAGAATATGGGCGAATGGCATGGTGCAAGGGAAGCATACGAGCATGTTCTGTTACAAAATGAACATCATGCAAAAGTGCTACAACAACTTGGGTGTCTCTACGGCATGAATACAGTGCAGTTCTATGACCCACAAAAAGCGCTCAATTTCTTACTCAAATCATTGGAAGTTAACCCATCAGATGCTACGACGTGGTATCACCTCGGTCGTGTGCATATGATTCGGAGCGATTACACTGCAGCATACGATGCTTTCCAGCAGGCGGTAAATCGCGATTCGCGCAACCCTATCTTTTGGTGTTCTATCGGTGTGTTATACTACCAAATATCACAGTACAGGGATGCACTCGATGCTTACACCCGTGCAATTAGGCTCAATCCATATATCAGTGAAGTCTGGTACGACCTTGGGACATTGTACGAGACCTGTAATAACCAACTAACAGATGCGCTTGACGCTTATAAGCAAGCTGCGAGACTGGATCCTGAAAATGTACATATTCGTGAGAGGTTGGAAGCATTAATGCAACAACTGGCAGATAACGGAGCTCAAACTGCTGTTCAATCAGCTGATGGGTCTCAGCAGCCTCAAATTGGGGCTCCTCCACCTATCATGTTGCAACCAACGTTGCAATCCACAGATCAAAGTAATCCGCTGAATGTAAGACCTCCAGCCACTACGCTATATGCAAATGGGCCACTGCCACAATACGCCGTGGCTGTACCCCAGCAATCGGCTCCAACGATGTTACCACCTCCTCCTCAACACCAGGCTCAACCGATGTACCACCAGCCCATGATTCATCCAAGTCAGCCTTCAATGATCACTAACGTAAAGAGTGTAAACGCAATGGGGCCTATGATCCCACAAAAAAGACCCATGGATGGATCGATTCACACTTTGGTGAACGCGGCGGTTTCTACAGTAGCAAACGAACCATCAACACAGGTACCAACTCTACCAACCTCTCAAAAGACAAGCACAGAACCGCAACAGAAGAGACTCAAGACTAAGAAATCACCAAAGGCTGCAGTGGCCAATCTGAAGATACGTTCAACTACGGTTAAGGACAAGGAACAGGAGAGGGAAAAAGCTGCGAAGCAAAAGGCTACTAGTACGGCTGACAGTGCTGCTACGATAACCGCACCAGGATCTGCAGCGCCAGAAGTACCGACAACTAACCAGGTCCCTACACCTGACGAGGTAAAAGCGGCAGCTGTAGAAGCAGCCGTCGAGGCTAAGGACAAAGAAGCTGTAGCGCAAATTGCTGCACCCGACGCTGCTGCACCAGAGGCTACCGCACCAGAGGTTACCGCACAAGAGACTACCGCACAAGAGACTACCGCACAAGAGGCTACGGCACCAGAGGTTGCGGCACCTGAGGCTGTCGTACCACCAATGGAACCTGTAGAGAAGGAGATCGAGATGGAAAAGCAAGAGGAAGAGCAGAAACCTGTTGAATCAGAAACAGTGATTAAGCCAAGTGCGGaagctattgaaaaattacaagaagaagctaaacttcgcgaagaagaagaacgagAAAGATTGGAAGTACAATCACAACCGGAAAATTCAAATGTGGCAAGAGAAAATGTGGTTCGACAGATAGAAGAGGACGAAAATTATGATGATTGA
- the MED1 gene encoding Med1p (similar to Saccharomyces cerevisiae MED1 (YPR070W); ancestral locus Anc_3.364), whose protein sequence is MTSDSYDEQLDDMIQLFQDYKSGSVKLDNITKLCQTLGLESFIDDINSEISRLSTASKIIVIDIDFDRNQGKVADVKLVLASNFDNFNYFIDQPESAATSNNIVLNSLALYPDLHEFHHNLKYLYLLDTYSNIDIDTSNTTNNGSTNGNTSGAINNDNGNNNSYSGKLDLFKYYTELAHFIKHYFTANSAPFKVQTNLNNRFGIYISTVNGDKPLAKIYLEKADDPQQRLYEFIFSESNGDWVNESAENYTYGVSLVLELLEDNLSSWFPRDFIPDDLIKGAGASCGAISGKDTDPFNLNEVLQGSKYKPDCNKKFEVTNDFTAELVRIRKFNVGNDNLGLILEILNWVQWSQTVLIKIFSLLIGSDEMSAASCDNASPESQLSSGAPRARRSSASRRRRFSNKNRRPSLTEAAMLKDEGIQQFTLNEIMTEPSSVVDANLSEQPAESSVPLSALANDVKMDSEEAIGDDEDILQLVVSEDHVSLGDIARCTLYESRDNWDQFIEALQKHVV, encoded by the coding sequence ATGACATCTGATTCCTATGATGAGCAGTTGGATGATATGATACAGCTTTTTCAAGACTACAAGTCTGGATCAGTAAAGCTCGATAATATAACAAAGCTTTGCCAAACGCTCGGCCTGGAATCGTTTATAGATGACATAAACTCTGAAATCTCAAGGTTATCGACTGCTTCCAAGATTATCGTGATAGATATTGACTTCGACAGGAACCAGGGTAAGGTTGCTGACGTTAAATTGGTTCTAGCGTCGAATTTCGATAATTTCAACTATTTCATTGACCAGCCCGAGTCTGCTGCTACAAGCAACAACATCGTGTTAAACTCACTGGCTCTATATCCTGACTTGCATGAATTTCATCACAATTTGAAGTACTTATACCTACTAGACACATATTCGAACATCGACATCGACACATCAAATACGACAAATAATGGCAGTACAAACGGTAACACCTCCGGTGCTATCAATAATGATAATGGCAATAATAATAGCTATTCAGGCAAGCtagatcttttcaaatattaTACGGAGCTAGCGCATTTCATTAAACACTACTTTACCGCGAACTCTGCTCCTTTTAAAGTCCAAACTAACTTGAATAATAGATTCGGTATCTACATATCCACAGTCAATGGTGATAAACCATTGGCCAAAATATATTTGGAGAAAGCCGACGATCCCCAGCAAAGGCTTTATGAGTTCATATTCAGTGAATCTAATGGAGATTGGGTAAACGAGTCTGCTGAAAATTACACATATGGAGTTTCTCTCGTTCTGGAATTACTAGAAGATAATCTTTCCTCGTGGTTCCCACGAGACTTCATTCCAGATGATCTTATAAAAGGGGCAGGTGCTAGTTGTGGTGCCATTAGCGGGAAAGATACTGACCCTTTTAATCTAAATGAAGTACTTCAAGGTAGCAAATACAAACCCGACTGCAATAAGAAGTTTGAGGTAACCAATGACTTTACAGCTGAATTAGTACGAATCAGAAAATTCAATGTGGGCAACGATAATTTAGGCCTAATCTTAGAGATATTAAATTGGGTCCAGTGGTCACAGACAGTGttgatcaaaatattttctcttttgattGGTTCTGATGAGATGTCTGCTGCATCATGCGATAATGCAAGCCCAGAGAGCCAATTGTCATCTGGAGCACCTCGGGCAAGACGTTCAAGTGCTTCAAGAAGGCGGCGTTTCTCTAATAAAAACAGGCGCCCTAGTCTTACTGAGGCGGCCATGTTGAAAGACGAAGGTATTCAGCAATTTACTTTGAATGAAATTATGACGGAGCCATCCAGTGTCGTAGACGCCAACCTCAGTGAACAACCTGCAGAGAGCTCTGTTCCCTTAAGTGCTTTAGCTAATGATGTCAAGATGGACTCGGAAGAAGCTATAGGAGACGATGAGGATATATTGCAGCTAGTGGTAAGTGAAGACCACGTATCGCTAGGTGATATTGCACGATGTACCTTGTATGAGAGTCGTGACAATTGGGACCAGTTCATCGAAGCACTTCAAAAGCATGTGGTATGA
- the RAD16 gene encoding DNA repair protein RAD16 (similar to Saccharomyces cerevisiae RAD16 (YBR114W); ancestral locus Anc_3.368): MDGGFLRRTRRSRKKVDYDEGQDEKGQEPDVDYIEVKSESEVEADEVKEEAKEEEKPAPPASTSSQDDDEPLSKKRKKPAKKRAAKKPKKPKMTDEQKKVSRYERSTQRMFQHHPQLAHVFTELQEKPRPKPVKAPQPDGMSVKLLPFQLEGLHWLIQQENSKYNGGVLSDEMGMGKTIQTIALLMNDLSKRPSLVVAPTVALMQWKNEIEQHTNKKLKTYLFHGAARTGDPEELEGIDVILTTYSVLESVYRKQAYGFRRKNGLVKERSLLHNMRFYRVILDEAHNIKDRTSNTAKAVNELQTEKRWCLTGTPLQNRIGEMYSLIRFLNVEPFSRYFCFNCDCSSEQWKFTDNMHCDLCGHVFMQHRSFFNHFMLKNIQNFGAQGLGLDSLNNIQLLLKDVMLRRTKVERADDLGLPPRIVTVRRDYFNEHEKDLYKSLYMDVQRKYNSYVEEGVVLNNYANIFTLITRMRQLADHPDLVLKRLKTGAAQSGLIICQLCDDEAEEPIESKCHHKFCRLCIKEYVESFMEENNRLTCPVCHIGLSIDLSQTALEVDLESFKKQSIVSRLNMQGNWRSSTKIEALVEELYHLRSDQKTIKSIVFSQFTSMLDLVEWRLKRAGFQTVKLQGSMSPTQRDETIKYFMDNIHCEVFLVSLKAGGVALNLCEASQVFILDPWWNPSVEWQSGDRVHRIGQYRPVKITRFCIEDSIESRIIELQEKKATMINATINQDESAINRLTPDDLQFLFNN, encoded by the coding sequence ATGGATGGTGGCTTTTTGAGAAGGACTAGGAGGtcgaggaagaaggtggATTATGATGAAGGACAAGATGAAAAGGGACAGGAACCCGATGTAGATTATATTGAAGTCAAGAGTGAGAGTGAGGTTGAAGCAGATGAAGTGAAGGAAGAAgcgaaagaagaagagaagccGGCTCCGCCGGcttccacttcttcacAAGACGATGATGAACCTCTTAGCAAGAAGCGTAAGAAGCCTGCCAAGAAGCGCGCGgcaaagaaaccaaagaaaccGAAGATGACCGATGAACAGAAAAAAGTGTCCCGTTATGAACGTAGTACTCAGAGAATGTTTCAACACCATCCTCAGCTGGCGCACGTATTCACCGAGTTACAGGAAAAACCACGTCCAAAACCTGTGAAAGCCCCACAACCGGATGGGATGTCTGTCAAACTGTTGCCTTTCCAACTAGAAGGGCTGCACTGGCTTattcaacaagaaaatAGCAAATACAATGGCGGAGTCCTATCCGATGAAATGGGTATGGGGAAAACTATTCAGACAATCGCCCTGCTGATGAATGACCTCTCTAAAAGACCTTCACTCGTAGTTGCACCGACGGTCGCTCTTATGCAATGgaaaaatgaaattgagCAACACACTaacaagaaactgaagACGTATTTGTTCCATGGCGCGGCCAGGACGGGCGATCCAGAAGAACTCGAAGGTATAGACGTTATTCTCACTACTTACTCTGTCCTCGAGTCTGTTTATCGTAAACAAGCGTATGGATTTAGACGTAAAAATGGGCTTGTCAAAGAACGTTCACTCTTGCATAATATGCGATTTTATCGTGTGATACTCGACGAGGCACATAACATCAAGGATAGGACCAGTAATACGGCCAAAGCGGTTAATGAACTACAAACGGAGAAAAGGTGGTGTCTCACTGGTACACCTTTACAAAATAGAATTGGTGAGATGTACTCACTAATACGATTCCTTAATGTCGAACCATTTTCTCGATACTTTTGTTTCAATTGCGATTGTAGCTCTGAACAGTGGAAGTTTACTGATAATATGCATTGTGACCTTTGTGGGCATGTCTTTATGCAGCAtagaagtttcttcaaccattttATGCTGAAAAATATCCAGAATTTTGGTGCCCAAGGACTTGGACTTGACTCGCTGAATAATATTCAActacttttgaaagatgttATGCTGCGAAGGACAAAGGTTGAAAGAGCAGATGATTTAGGGTTGCCTCCAAGAATAGTCACTGTGAGAAGAGATTATTTCAATGAACATGAAAAGGACTTGTACAAGAGTTTGTACATGGACGTTCAGCGGAAGTACAATTCGTATGTCGAAGAAGGTGTTGTGTTAAACAACTATGCCAACATCTTTACGTTAATTACAAGGATGAGACAACTCGCAGATCACCCAGATTTAGTACTCAAGCGGCTGAAAACGGGAGCAGCTCAGTCAGGCCTCATCATATGTCAGCTTTGCGATGACGAAGCAGAAGAACCTATCGAATCGAAATGTCATCACAAATTTTGCCGACTGTGCATCAAAGAATACGTTGAGTCTTTCATGGAAGAAAATAACCGCTTGACCTGCCCTGTGTGCCATATAGGTCTCAGTATTGATCTTTCACAGACAGCACTCGAAGTCGATCTCGAATCATTCAAGAAACAAAGTATTGTCAGTCGTCTTAACATGCAGGGCAATTGGAGATCCTCTACTAAGATCGAAGcacttgttgaagagctGTACCATTTGAGAAGCGACCAGAAAACTATCAAATCAATTGTATTCTCACAATTTACCAGTATGCTTGATCTAGTCGAATGGAGGTTAAAAAGGGCAGGGTTTCAAACAGTCAAATTACAAGGTAGTATGTCCCCAACACAGAGAGATGAAACAATTAAATATTTCATGGACAACATTCACTGTGAAGTATTCCTCGTCAGTTTGAAAGCAGGTGGTGTCGCACTGAACTTGTGCGAAGCTTCACAAGTTTTTATACTTGATCCTTGGTGGAATCCAAGTGTAGAATGGCAAAGTGGTGATAGAGTACACAGAATAGGTCAGTATCGACCAGTCAAGATCACGAGATTCTGTATTGAGGATAGTATCGAATCGAGAATCATTGAAttacaagaaaagaaggCAACCATGATCAATGCTACCATCAATCAGGATGAAAGTGCAATCAATAGATTAACGCCGGATGATTTGCAATTCTTGTTTAATAATTAA
- the YSA1 gene encoding ADP-ribose diphosphatase (similar to Saccharomyces cerevisiae YSA1 (YBR111C); ancestral locus Anc_3.365), with amino-acid sequence MISRVITKRITSVKLCRTFLRSMSTQKGKPELAKLLKARKAESDECKWIGLEKLTYVDPNGSEREWDSAVRLTRGKGEVDGIGILAILKYKDGKPDEILLQKQFRPPVGGVCIEMPAGLIDEGESIETAALRELKEETGYVGKIVAKGPVAFNDPGFTNTNLSLVTIEVDMTTSENRNPQTNLEDGEFIECFKVPLKNFADEMAALDKQGYKLDARVQNVAQGIQLAQIYKILD; translated from the coding sequence ATGATTTCAAGGGTTATCACCAAGAGAATAACTTCAGTCAAACTTTGTCGCACATTTCTGAGAAGTATGTCAACGCAAAAGGGTAAGCCAGAGTTAGCAAAGCTATTGAAGGCTCGTAAAGCTGAGTCTGATGAGTGCAAATGGATTGGCTTGGAGAAGCTGACATATGTGGACCCAAATGGTAGTGAAAGAGAATGGGATAGTGCTGTGCGTTTAACAAGAGGCAAGGGAGAGGTTGACGGTATTGGTATTCTAGCAATTCTTAAATACAAGGACGGAAAGCCTGATGAAATCCTGTTGCAGAAACAATTCAGACCTCCTGTTGGAGGAGTGTGTATCGAAATGCCTGCTGgattgatcgatgaaggtgaaagtATTGAAACGGCTGCTCTTagagaattgaaggaagagacGGGTTACGTGGGTAAGATTGTCGCTAAAGGCCCAGTTGCATTCAACGATCCGGGCTTCACGAACACAAACTTGTCGCTGGTAACCATTGAAGTTGACATGACTACCAGCGAAAACCGGAACCCTCAAACAAATTTAGAAGATGGTGAATTTATAGAATGCTTTAAAGTGCCCTTGAAGAATTTCGCCGATGAAATGGCTGCTCTTGATAAGCAGGGCTACAAGCTAGATGCCAGGGTGCAAAACGTCGCTCAAGGAATACAACTGGCTCAAATCTATAAAATATTAGACTAA